From a single Helicovermis profundi genomic region:
- a CDS encoding SHOCT domain-containing protein, whose protein sequence is MMGYGGRYFGAYNCFDNGWMMIIMGMFFVIALVAFIYWLNRNKRALVNTDALEILKMKYINGEISDEEYIQKKNILNNTNSKHRI, encoded by the coding sequence ATGATGGGATATGGCGGAAGATATTTTGGAGCTTATAATTGTTTTGACAATGGATGGATGATGATCATTATGGGAATGTTTTTTGTAATAGCATTAGTAGCATTTATATATTGGTTAAATAGAAACAAAAGAGCATTAGTAAATACTGATGCACTAGAAATATTGAAAATGAAATATATTAATGGTGAAATTAGTGATGAAGAATATATTCAAAAGAAAAATATTTTAAATAATACTAATAGTAAACATAGAATTTAA
- a CDS encoding glycogen/starch/alpha-glucan phosphorylase, whose product MGILKDTFKIDYVKKLTNKSGEDIEKTSNWDQYNALASLVREYLTSDWVNTNDRYNEKKSKQVYYFSIEFLTGRFLLNNLVGIGIKNIVEKGLKELGFDLEEIISVEKDQGLGNGGLGRLAAGFLDSMAALSIPGHGCGIRYNYGLFEQKIIDGYQVEFPDAWLKDRNVWEIKKLDKAVEVHFYGDVRIDSNGKYYLENTSPVLAVPYDTPIVGYKNDVVNTLRLWSAQVINKEFDFSKFSRGEYMNAFKKKYDVESISQVLYPNDSYDEGKILRLKQEYFFVSAGVQGIIRSFKKMGIPINKIYDYVSIHINDTHPAMAIAELMRIFIDIEDLSWEEAWDITLKVCSYTNHTILSEALECWHVGIFKELLPRIFMIIEEINRRFCKDLFDIYNKDQNKVNDMAIISDGIIRMAYLAIVGSHSVNGVAKLHTEILKNKELHDFYTIFPAKFNNKTNGITHRRWLLNANPDLSNVITKYIGDYWVKDALNLRELIKYIDDEKFQDEIEIVKQKNKDALADYILEHNGIKVNTKSIFDVHAKRLHEYKRQTLNILHVMFLYNKLLKNPDLDFVPRTFIFAAKAAPSYYIAKQTIKLINTVGDKINNDKRIKDKIKVVFLENYSVSLAEILIPATDVSEQISTTTKEASGTGNMKFMMNGAVTIATLDGANVEIHEEVGTDNIVLFGLTEEEVYELYEKHEYNTQAIIDEDPRLKEVLDQLKNGFLSEDKELFQIIYDSLVYNDEYFVLKDFDSYVKAHERIENYYLDRERWLKMCIINIAHSGVFSSDKTILEYASGIWEAQRVPK is encoded by the coding sequence ATGGGTATTCTTAAAGATACATTTAAGATTGATTATGTAAAAAAATTAACAAATAAAAGTGGAGAAGATATTGAAAAAACTTCAAATTGGGATCAATATAATGCGCTTGCAAGTCTAGTTAGAGAATATTTGACATCTGACTGGGTAAATACAAATGATCGATATAATGAAAAAAAATCAAAACAAGTGTATTATTTTTCCATTGAATTTTTAACAGGAAGGTTTTTACTAAATAATTTAGTTGGAATCGGCATTAAGAATATAGTTGAAAAAGGACTTAAAGAATTAGGATTTGATTTAGAAGAGATAATAAGTGTAGAAAAAGATCAAGGACTTGGAAATGGCGGACTTGGAAGACTTGCCGCAGGATTTCTTGATTCTATGGCAGCCCTTTCGATTCCAGGTCACGGGTGCGGAATAAGATACAATTATGGTCTTTTTGAACAAAAAATAATTGATGGTTATCAGGTAGAATTTCCAGATGCTTGGCTGAAAGATCGTAATGTTTGGGAAATAAAAAAGCTAGATAAAGCTGTTGAAGTACATTTTTATGGTGACGTAAGGATAGATTCTAATGGAAAATATTATTTAGAAAATACATCTCCAGTTCTTGCTGTACCATATGATACTCCAATAGTAGGATATAAAAATGATGTTGTAAATACTCTTAGACTTTGGAGTGCTCAGGTTATTAATAAAGAATTTGATTTTTCAAAGTTTTCGCGCGGAGAATATATGAATGCATTTAAGAAAAAATATGATGTGGAATCAATTTCTCAAGTTTTATATCCAAATGATTCATATGACGAAGGAAAAATATTAAGACTTAAACAAGAATACTTTTTTGTATCAGCAGGAGTTCAAGGTATAATAAGATCCTTCAAAAAAATGGGCATTCCTATTAATAAAATATATGATTATGTTAGTATTCATATTAATGATACGCATCCAGCAATGGCAATAGCTGAGCTTATGAGAATTTTTATTGATATTGAAGATTTATCATGGGAAGAAGCATGGGATATAACTTTGAAGGTCTGTTCATACACAAATCATACAATTCTTTCAGAAGCTTTAGAATGCTGGCATGTTGGTATTTTTAAAGAATTATTACCTAGAATATTTATGATTATTGAAGAAATTAATAGAAGATTTTGTAAAGATTTATTTGATATTTATAATAAAGACCAAAATAAAGTTAATGATATGGCAATTATAAGTGATGGTATAATAAGAATGGCGTATTTAGCTATTGTTGGTAGCCATAGTGTGAATGGTGTTGCAAAGCTTCATACAGAAATACTTAAAAATAAGGAATTGCATGATTTTTATACAATATTTCCTGCAAAATTTAATAATAAGACTAATGGAATAACACATAGAAGATGGCTTCTAAATGCAAATCCTGATTTATCAAATGTGATTACAAAATATATTGGCGATTATTGGGTTAAAGATGCACTAAATCTTAGAGAATTAATAAAGTATATTGATGATGAAAAGTTTCAAGATGAAATTGAAATAGTGAAACAAAAAAATAAAGATGCATTAGCTGACTATATATTAGAACATAATGGAATTAAAGTTAATACAAAATCAATTTTTGATGTACATGCAAAAAGATTACATGAATATAAAAGACAAACTTTAAATATTTTACATGTTATGTTTTTATATAATAAATTATTAAAAAATCCGGATTTGGATTTTGTGCCAAGAACTTTTATATTTGCCGCAAAGGCTGCACCAAGCTATTACATTGCAAAGCAAACAATTAAACTTATTAATACTGTTGGAGATAAAATAAATAATGATAAAAGAATTAAAGATAAAATTAAAGTAGTGTTTTTAGAAAACTATAGCGTATCTTTAGCAGAAATTCTTATACCAGCGACAGATGTGAGTGAACAAATTTCTACGACAACAAAAGAAGCTTCAGGAACTGGAAATATGAAATTTATGATGAATGGAGCAGTTACAATTGCAACACTAGATGGAGCAAATGTTGAAATTCATGAGGAAGTTGGAACGGACAATATTGTTCTTTTTGGATTAACTGAAGAAGAAGTTTACGAACTTTATGAAAAACATGAATATAATACTCAAGCAATAATAGATGAAGATCCAAGACTTAAAGAAGTACTTGATCAATTGAAAAATGGATTTCTAAGTGAAGATAAAGAATTATTTCAGATTATTTATGACTCACTTGTTTATAATGATGAATATTTTGTTTTAAAAGATTTTGATTCATATGTAAAAGCACATGAAAGAATAGAAAATTATTATCTTGATAGAGAACGCTGGCTTAAAATGTGTATTATTAATATTGCACATTCAGGAGTTTTCTCAAGTGATAAAACTATTTTAGAGTATGCAAGTGGTATTTGGGAAGCTCAAAGAGTTCCAAAATAA
- a CDS encoding GGDEF domain-containing protein: MVCENCISTRSIQTGKSYIKIEHNGKYAFMVTTSPIKYNNKTFILELLRHVKNEDVISTVNILDYKDITKTLKKRNIELVTDSLTGVYNRKFIDERIPYKLAFFQNFKEDFSLLLCDIDNFKYINDTYGHLAGDFVLQEFSKRLDKIIRKDIDWVARYGGDEFIILLDKINLKSTIIVANKLKESISDTPIILENTEIHITASFGFVKPNKEDTYGSILKRVDKHLYESKTTGKNKISY; the protein is encoded by the coding sequence ATGGTTTGTGAAAATTGCATATCTACTAGATCAATTCAAACTGGTAAGTCATATATAAAAATAGAACATAACGGTAAATATGCTTTTATGGTTACAACTTCACCTATCAAATATAATAATAAAACTTTTATTTTAGAGCTACTTAGACATGTAAAAAACGAAGACGTTATTTCTACTGTAAATATATTAGATTATAAAGATATAACAAAAACACTAAAAAAAAGAAATATTGAACTTGTTACTGATTCTTTAACTGGAGTTTATAATAGAAAATTTATTGATGAAAGAATTCCCTATAAATTAGCTTTTTTTCAAAATTTCAAAGAAGATTTTTCTTTACTTCTTTGCGATATTGATAATTTTAAATATATTAATGATACTTATGGTCACCTTGCTGGTGATTTTGTTTTACAGGAATTTTCAAAACGTTTAGATAAAATAATAAGAAAAGATATTGATTGGGTAGCAAGATATGGTGGGGATGAATTTATTATTCTACTTGATAAAATTAACTTAAAGTCAACAATAATTGTGGCAAATAAACTTAAAGAAAGTATAAGTGACACTCCAATAATACTCGAAAATACTGAAATTCATATTACTGCTAGTTTTGGTTTTGTTAAACCAAATAAAGAAGATACTTATGGTTCAATTCTAAAAAGAGTAGATAAGCATCTATATGAATCAAAAACAACTGGCAAAAATAAAATTTCATATTGA
- the pulA gene encoding type I pullulanase, with translation MNKIEINKEMLKETYGVSFVKGTTIFRVFSPSSKSIEICIYNNHNDVRRKVKKFTRNENGIWTIKFNENLEGKYYTYLVDDTYEVIDPYVHSTNANSTKGMIIDASNVNPSGFMDHEVPKTLKPTESIIYELHIKDFSMDCTKEFKNNGKYLAFTEEGLKCEGEKIGIDHLIELGITHVHLLPVYDFLTVNDYKECDYNWGYDPYLFNSLEGSYSTNPEDGKNRIIEFKKMIMALHKANIRVILDVVYNHTYFSKTSNFHRLMPYLFHRFDKEGNFTNGSGCGCELNTENEFVRKFIIDSLKFWLNTYKIDGFRFDLFALYDVETVKLIENELNNIRDGILLYGEPWTGGLSSLSHEKQFIKGMQKGSKVALFNDDFRNEIKGKNGGISSGFVGSLNFDKNKIFAGCFGSIHFDENIFGYTQNASETINYVSCHDNLILMDKISKCYPKTNFEEKQNMNALSLTFVILSFGVPFIQAGTEFLRSKYGYHNTYNHSNLINKIDWNYKKNNRHVFDYIKELISFRKSQKVFSINEEEDLKKVIKIVKSEKHTIIYEISSFYQEDYEKILIVYNGSFEDKVIKLENDGYVMKIDGALYYEKSSKIKNGVLNLPKLSAVICVKES, from the coding sequence ATGAATAAAATAGAAATAAATAAAGAAATGCTAAAAGAAACTTATGGAGTGAGTTTTGTAAAAGGGACTACTATTTTTAGAGTGTTTTCTCCTAGCTCTAAAAGTATTGAAATTTGCATTTATAATAATCATAATGATGTTAGAAGAAAAGTAAAAAAATTTACTAGAAATGAAAATGGAATTTGGACTATTAAATTTAATGAAAATCTTGAAGGCAAATATTATACTTATTTAGTTGATGACACATATGAAGTTATTGACCCATATGTACATTCTACAAATGCTAATAGTACAAAAGGAATGATAATTGACGCTTCAAACGTTAATCCATCTGGTTTTATGGATCATGAAGTTCCAAAGACTCTTAAGCCAACAGAATCTATAATATATGAACTTCATATAAAAGATTTTTCTATGGATTGTACAAAAGAATTTAAAAATAATGGGAAGTATTTAGCTTTTACTGAAGAAGGTCTTAAGTGTGAAGGCGAAAAAATTGGAATTGATCATTTGATTGAACTAGGAATCACTCATGTACATTTACTTCCAGTGTATGATTTTTTAACTGTCAATGATTATAAAGAATGTGACTATAATTGGGGATATGATCCTTATTTATTTAATTCTTTAGAAGGATCTTACTCTACTAATCCTGAAGATGGAAAAAATCGAATAATTGAATTTAAGAAAATGATTATGGCTCTACATAAGGCAAATATTAGAGTTATTTTAGATGTTGTTTATAATCACACTTATTTTTCAAAAACTTCAAATTTTCATAGACTTATGCCTTATTTGTTTCATAGATTCGATAAAGAAGGTAATTTTACAAATGGTTCAGGTTGTGGATGTGAATTAAATACTGAAAATGAATTTGTAAGAAAATTTATAATAGATTCTTTAAAATTTTGGTTAAACACTTATAAAATAGATGGATTTAGATTTGATTTGTTTGCTCTTTATGACGTTGAAACAGTTAAACTAATAGAAAATGAATTGAATAATATTAGAGATGGCATATTACTTTATGGTGAACCTTGGACAGGAGGTTTATCTTCCTTGTCTCATGAAAAACAGTTTATAAAAGGAATGCAAAAGGGGAGTAAAGTTGCCTTATTCAATGACGACTTTAGAAATGAAATAAAAGGGAAAAATGGAGGAATAAGTTCAGGATTTGTAGGATCGTTAAATTTTGACAAGAATAAAATATTTGCAGGTTGTTTTGGAAGTATACATTTTGATGAAAATATTTTTGGATATACTCAAAATGCATCAGAAACTATAAATTATGTGTCTTGCCACGATAATTTAATATTAATGGATAAGATTTCAAAATGCTATCCAAAAACTAACTTTGAAGAGAAACAAAATATGAATGCACTTTCGCTTACCTTTGTGATTTTATCTTTTGGAGTTCCTTTTATTCAAGCTGGAACAGAATTTTTAAGAAGTAAATATGGCTATCATAATACCTATAACCATAGTAATTTAATAAATAAAATTGACTGGAATTATAAAAAAAACAATAGACATGTTTTTGATTATATAAAGGAGTTAATTAGCTTTAGAAAATCTCAGAAAGTTTTTTCAATTAATGAGGAAGAAGATTTAAAGAAAGTTATTAAAATAGTAAAAAGTGAAAAGCATACTATAATATATGAAATAAGTAGTTTTTACCAAGAAGACTATGAAAAAATATTAATAGTTTATAATGGATCATTTGAAGATAAGGTTATTAAATTAGAGAATGATGGTTATGTAATGAAAATAGATGGGGCTCTTTACTATGAAAAAAGTTCTAAAATTAAAAATGGAGTGCTAAATTTACCCAAATTATCAGCTGTTATTTGTGTAAAAGAAAGCTAG